ATTATGTCATGTAAATTCTGTTGGCACAGCTGTTGTCTAAAGGTTAGGCGTAAAGAAATTTACTGGATTTGAAAATTTAAGAGAACAACAAAATAATATAGATCAATCATGGGAAAAATCATCGGCATTGACTTGGGTACAACCAACTCTTGCGTTTCCGTAATGGAAGGTAACGAAGCAGTTGTAATTCCTAACTCTGAAGGTAGAAGAACAACTCCTTCAGTAGTGGCGTTTTTGGATAATGGAGAAAGAAAGGTAGGTGACCCTGCAAAACGTCAGGCCATCACTAACCCTAAGCACACTGTATCTTCTATCAAGCGTTTCATGGGTAGAAAATACTCTGAAGTGACAGGTGAGATCGAGCAAATCGCTTACCAAGTGGCAGAAGGACCAAACGATACACCAAGAGTTAAAATCGAAGATAAATTATATACACCTCAAGAAGTTTCTGCGATTGTACTTCAGAAAATGAAGAAAACAGCAGAGGACTACTTGGGTACTGAAGTATCAGAAGCGGTAATTACAGTTCCTGCATACTTTAACGATGCACAGCGTCAAGCAACTAAAGAGGCTGGTGAAATTGCTGGTCTGCAAGTAAAACGTATCATCAACGAGCCAACTGCCGCAGCACTTGCATACGGTATGGACAAGATGGACGGTGACAAGAAAATCGCAGTATTTGACCTTGGTGGTGGTACTTTCGATATCTCGATCCTTGAATTGGGTGACGGTGTATTTGAGGTACTTTCAACAAATGGTGATACACACCTTGGTGGTGATGACTTTGATAAAGTACTGATCGACTGGTTGGCTGAAGAGTTCAAGAAAGATCACCCAACTATCGACCTGAGAAAAGATCCTATGGCGATGCAACGTCTGAAAGAAGCTGCTGAGAAAGCGAAAATCGAGCTTTCTTCATCTTCTTCTACAGAGATCAACCTGCCATACATCATGCCAGTTGATGGTGTACCACAACACTTGGTGAAGTCACTGTCAAGAGCAAAATTCGAGCAATTGGCTGACGATCTGGTACGTCGTTCAATGGAACCTTGTAAGAGAGCACTGCAAGATGCAGGTCTTTCTACTTCAGATATCGATGACGTAATCTTGGTAGGTGGTTCAACTCGTATCCCTAGAGTTCAAGAGGAAGTAGAAAAATTCTTCGGCAAGAAGCCATCTAAAGGTGTAAACCCTGATGAGGTAGTAGCAACTGGTGCCGCTATCCAAGGTGGTGTATTGACAGGTGAAGTAAAAGACGTTCTTCTGTTGGACGTAACGCCGCTTTCATTGGGTATCGAAACAATGGGTGGTGTATTCACTAAACTGATCGAGTCAAACACGACAATCCCTACGAAGAAGTCACAGGTATTCTCAACTGCTGCTGACAACCAGCCGTCTGTAGAGATCCACGTAGTACAGGGTGAGCGTCCAATGGCAAACGATAACAAAACGATTGGTAGATTCCACTTGGATGGTATTCCACCAGCACCAAGAGGTGTACCTCAAATCGAAGTAACATTTGACATTGATGCCAACGGTATCATCCACGTATCAGCGAAAGACAAAGGTACTAACAAGGAGCAAAGCATCCGTATTGAGGCTTCTTCTGGTCTGACTGAGGAGGAAATCCAAAGAATGAGACAGGAAGCTGAAGCGAATGCTGATGCTGACAACGCTGCCAAAGAAAAAGTGGAAAAACTGAATAACGCAGATGCGATGATTTTCCAAACTGAAAAGCAGCTGAAAGAATATGGCGACAAGCTTTCTGAAGGTAACAAGTCGGCTATCGAAACGGCTCTGAAAGACCTGAAAGAAGCTCACCAAGCGCAGGATGTTGCTAAAATCGATACTGCACTGGAAGCTATGAACGCTGCATGGCAGGCAGCTTCTCAGGAAATGTATCAGGCTAGTGGCGATGCTGGAGCAGCAGGTGCTGACCCTAATGCTGCGGGTGCAGGAGGAGCAGGTGCTGAAGGTGCCAATGCTAATGCTGGCGGCAAGGATGATGACGTAACTGATGTTGACTTCGAAGAAGTGAAATAATACGGATACACATCACAATGATATATTGCTTAAATGCACAAAGCCTCCCCATTAATCTTGGGGAGGCTTTTATTTTTTATTCGAAAGAAATGACTCTTTGTTCCTGATGGCTTAAATAGGCTAGCTCAATAATACTGATTACGTTACGGGCTTGCTCTCCACTAACAGCGATCTCTTCTGTCCCTCTAATGGCCCCCGCAAGGTTTTTATATAGCTTTCTATAGTCTCCTTTTTCACTTTCAATACTTCCTTTAAAATGAAGGCCTTTGAAAGTGGTGTTCAATGTTCCCCAATTTTCTATAGGTTCAGTCCCCCAATTAGCATCATCATTAGGTTTTTTTCCTTTGCCTAAAAGTTCCTCCTGAACATCCATTCCTGACTTGATAAATGTGCCTTCCCTACCATAAATACTGTAGCGAGGCCCCGTTTCACGGACAAGCATACCAGCTTTAAGGGTTACCTTCTTGTCATTATAGGATAAAATAACCTCAAAGTTATCCACAACGGGTGAGTGTTCTCGCTGCATTCTTAAGTCAGCATAAACACTTTTGGGTAAACCAAAAAGCGAAAGAGCCTGATCAATCAGGTGACTACCCAAGTCATAAAGAATACCCGACCCTGACACCGTAGTTTCTTTCCATGCGCCCTCCTTTACATAATTGCGAAAGCGGTCAAAGTGTGCTTCATACTCCATGATTTCGCCGAGTACTTCAGACTTAACCAGTTTTTGGATAGTCAGGAAGTCGCTATCCCAACGTCTATTATGGTTCACAGTGATAATCCGTTCTTGCTGCTTCGCTAAAGCTATTAGCTGGTCGGCTTCGTCAGTAGTGACAGTGAAAGGCTTTTCTACGATTACATGTTTGTGATGCTTAAGTGCATCACTTGCTAGTGAGAAGTGTAAGTGGTTTGGTGTGGCAATGACGACCAACTCAATATTTTGATCCTCTAGAATCGAATCATAAGAAGTGACAACCTCTGCATTAGGATAATGCACCTGAGCAAAAGCAGTATGCTGAGGGTTTGAGGTCATGATCTTTGTGATGGAAAACTCTTCAAGACTACTAAGGATTGGTGCGTGGAAAACTTTACCACCCAATCCGAATCCAACTATGGCTACATTGATTCTCTTCATATCAGTTTCTGTTTATCTCTAAATAGGCTATAAACTTAACCTGTTTATACTGCTGCTGTTTGAATTCTATCTTCAGAAATGCATTTATATTTTCAGAATCCACTTCCTTTTGTGTGTCTTCTTAAATTTTTTCGAAAAAAAATCACCCCATACTTCCTTTACGGTCTGCGCTAACATCTTTGTAATATCAAAAAGAGAGAGGGACGGCATTGAGGAGATAAGGTATATGTAAAACCAAAACTCAAATTACTGGTATTATGGAAGCAACAGCTCAAAAACTTAGAACTTGTAAACTTATTATGGTGACATCCAACAATAATAATAAGTACTATGAAATGAGGGAAGATACTTCGCATGACACCTTTACAGTTCTCTACGGTAGAGTTGGTGGTAGAAGCTCAAAGGCTACTTACAACATTTCGCAGTGGGATACTAAATACAATGAAAAAATCCGAAAGGGTTATAAAGACCAGACCCATCTTTTTGCAGAAACCAAGGAAGACTCAATTGAACTAGCGGATATCGATGATGCAGTAGTAGAGCAGTTGGTGAAAGAACTAATGGCTTATGCTAGCAAGTCAATCAGCTATAACTATAACGTAACAGCAGATCAGGTAACTGAAAAGCAGGTAGCACAGGCACAGGCAATATTGGATGAATTGGTAGCCAAAGTGGAAGAGAATATGGATATCAATGCTTTTAATACTTCGTTGTTGGAGCTTTACCAAATTATCCCACGTAAGATGGGGAATGTTAAAGAGCATTTACTCAAGGAAATCGATACGCCAGCCGCTTTAGAAGAGGTACAGCAAATGCTGAATACAGAGCAGGAAACGTTGGATGTCATGCGTGGACAGGTACAGATCAATGAGCAGAAGAAAGAAGCCATTGAAGAAAAACAAAGCATTAACCTGTTGGAAGCAATGGGCTTGAGAATTGAGCAGGAAAATGATCCAAAAGTAATCAAAACGATTATGAAGAAAATGGATGACCAGTCTACTCGCTTCAAACGTGCTTATAAAGTGATAAACCTGCGTACTCAAAAGAAATTTGACCAGTTCCTGAGTGAAAAGAAAAACAAAAAGACAGAGCTTTTCTGGCATGGTAGCCGAAATGAGAACTGGATGTCAATTATGGAAAATGGTTTGGTGTTGAGACCAGCAGCTGTGATCAATGGGAAAATGTTTGGTTATGGACTTTACTTTGCCGACAAATTCCAAAAGTCACTGAATTATACCTCCCTACGAGGAGCTTACTGGACAGGAGGAGGAGAAAACAGAGCTTTTCTGGCACTTTATAATGTACATGTTGGTAACCAAATGAAAATCAAGAAGCACGAGTCTTGGTGTTATGATTTGAACGAAAAGAACTTGAAAGAAAGGAATGAGAAATATGATTCGCTGTATGCTAAGGGAGGTGCTGACCTGATTAATAATGAATACATTGTCTACAATGAAGCACAGTGTACAGTACAGTACCTAGTAGAAGTTCATTAACCCATTTTATACTCAAAGCAGGCAGGGATGCTGTTTACCAGTTCTTTAAAGCCCTTTGGCTACTTTTTTAACTTCTCTGCCAATTTGATTTCTTCACTATAAAATCCTGAATAAGATGATGAAAAGAATTGACCTTGATATTGTAAGAAGAGCAACAGAAGAGTTATTGTTGGACAATATGTATACAACAACGCTGGACGTAAAAAACTATTTGAGAGAGAAAGGTTTCTTTGCTTTACAGGCAGATGTTTCTGATATGATGGACGAGCTTTATCATTTAGGTTTTCTTTGGTTTGAATTTACAGGAGCTTTCAGAATTTACCTGTTTGCAGAGGAGGTTCATCATGGATTGACTGAAGTGTCAGCATATTTGAACGGGGAATAGTACAAAAAAATATACTATCCTTGACAAGGGGGAATAACTTTGTATATTTGCACCCGCAACAAAAATCTATCCGCCATGGATACAGAGAGGTGGCCGAGCGGTTTAAGGCGCACGCCTGGAAAGCGTGTTTACAGCAATGTATCGAGGGTTCGAATCCCTTCCTCTCTGCCAAAGCAAAACGCCTCAGGAAGTCTTAACTTCCTGAGGCGTTTTTTTATGCCCTTCTAACTTGATGATTGTCAGTTTAAATAAGAATATTACTAATATGGCAGTGTATAAACACAAGTAGCTTTAACTGTTCAAAAAAACAGATAGATGATTCTAAAAATAGCGACAAGTCAATTTCCTATCTCAGCTGATATTATAAAAAACAAGGATTATATCCTCAAGCAAATGAGAGAGGCATCGCAGGAAGGTTGTGATGTTATACACTTGCCTGAAGGTAGTTTGTCTGGTTATGCAGGGGTTGATTTTGAAAGTTTTAAAGACTTTGATTGGGCTACATTACTTCAGTCAACAAAGGAAATTATGGCTGAAGCAAAGTCACTTGCCTTATGGGTGATTTTGGGATCTTCCCATAGACTTTCAGGTAACAACAAGCCGCACAATAGTCTTTATATAATCAATGATCGGGGAGATATTGAGGACAGATATGATAAGCTATTTTGTGCAGGTGATGATACGGGAACTGTTGGTGACCTTGCTCATTATTCTTCAGGAAATCATTTTACTACCTTTGAAATTAAGGGTGTAAAGTGTGGCGTATTGATTTGCCATGATTACAGGTACCCCGAACTCTACAGGGAGCTTAAAAAACGACATGTAGAGGTTGTATTCCATTCCTACCATGCAGGTAATATGGATAGCGAACGTCAACGGTTTATGGAATCTCAAATAGGAGAGGCGTATTTTCATTTGAATCCAGGGCGGACATATCCAGAAATTACAATGCCAGCAACCATGATTTCATATGCAGCTAATAATTATGTTTGGATAAGCTGTAGCAATACTTCTGCTCAAGAAAGTTGTTGGGGCAGTTTTATAGTGAGGGCAGATGGAGTGATTGTGGGTAGACAGGAAAAGAATTGTGAAGGAATCTTGTTGACAGAATTTGATACACAACAATCTTATTACGATTCAACACAGTTTTGGCGGGAGAGAGCCATCAATGGAAATTACTTCAGTGGAGAAAAAATTGATGATGAGAGATCCTCTCAGCGCCATTTACTTTGATAGCATTGAGATCATTGAAAGAGACTTATTAAACTAGCACAACGTATTACCAGCACAAAAATGAGTATCACAGTACAGACTGAAAGGCTTCAGCTTTGCGAAGCAACATTGGAGGATGGGAGATTCTTTTATGAATTGCTCAATACACCAAGTTGGATTGAATTTATTGGTGATAGGGGAATTCGGACATTGGAGGATGCTGAAAGTTATATCCAGCAATCATTGATCAGTAGCTATCTGGAGAATGGTTTTGGCCTTTACAAGATGGTACTGAGAGAGAAAAACCAGCCAATTGGATTGTGTGGTTTGGTAAAGCGCTCTGACTTAAAAAAGCCAGATATTGGCTTTGCCATTTTACCTGAATATGAAGGAAAAGGACTTGTCTTTGAAGCAGCCGTAGCAGTGTTGGAGTATGCACGTCAAGTGTTGGGGCAGGATGAGGTTTGGGCTATCACGACCGAAGAAAACCTGAAGTCACGAAGACTGATAGAACGTATCGGGCTTGGGTATGTCAAGCATGTACAGTTTGATGCTGACCAGCAACAATTTCTCCTTTACTCTAACAAAGTAGTCACCCAAAATTGAAGTATTTGATATTATGGAAATCATCAATATATCAATCAGGAAAGTTGGCAGCAATGAAGTTGAGTTTTTGCAGGAACTGGGTAGAAGGACATTTCTGGAAACTTTTGGCGACAGCAATACTAATGAGGATATGGAAGACTACTTATCAGAGAGTTTTGACTATCATAAGCTGAAGGCTGAAGTAGTGCATCCATTGTCTGATTTCTATTTTGCTGAGGTAAATGGAAATGTAGTTGGTTACCTGAAACTGAACTTGGGAGAGGCTCAAACTGAATCAGAATTGCAAAATGCTTGTGAAATTGAGCGGATTTATGTGCTGTCAGAGTATTTAGGGAAAAAAGTTGGACAACAGCTTTTTGAGAAAGCGGTCGCAATTGCCAAGTCTACAAATGTAGAGTGGTTATGGCTAGGTGTTTGGGAACATAACCAGAGAGCTATCCGGTTTTATGAAAAGAATGGGATGGAAGTTTTTGGTCAGCATGTTTTTAAGCTAGGAGAAGATGAACAGACTGACTTGTTGATGAGGTTGGCTTTATATTAATCACAAACTTACTTATATGAGAATTATTCTGCTTGGTAATTCGGGGAGTGGAAAAACATCAATGGCTCGCCAAATAGTCAACAATCAAAATATTCCAATACTCTCGTTGGATGAGGTAGCTTGGAATGCAGGGCCTGCTCGAAAGCCGATTGAAGAGAGTACCAAATTGCTACAGGATTTTATTGATGCCCATGAGCATTGGGTAATTGAGGGGTGTTATGGAGATCTTGTTGAAGCTATTTTACCCTTTTGCTCTGAATTAAGGTTTCTGAATCCAGGCATAGAAACGTGTGTAAAACATTGTCAACTCAGACCTTGGGAACCTGATAAGTTTGATTCGGAAAAGGAACAACGCGCAACGTTGGATTACTTGATTAGTTGGGTGAAAATGTATGAAGAAAGGGATGATGAATATGGGTTGAAAAAACATCGAAAAGTGTTTGATTCTTTCAATGGGGTGAAGAAAGAGTACCTTTCCGTTTCAGAGTACAACCATTAGTTTGAGTAGGGACAAAAAAAAGTTGTGGAAAAATCCATTTATCTAACTTTAACCACTACGGTCAACTTTAAATTTGGTTCTCCCACAACTACTTACTACTCTTCTACTTCTATTTTGATTTTAGCTTCGTTAGAAACTATTCTCACGGACTCTTAGGTCCAATTTTATATTAAAGTGAGTAGTAAAGCTTCTTTAATATCTTTTATAATACTAAAACATGGTGGTTAATAGAATTGTTCCTTTGCAGTGAAAATTTTCAAATATTTTTCAAGAATGC
This portion of the Limibacter armeniacum genome encodes:
- a CDS encoding carbon-nitrogen hydrolase family protein, encoding MILKIATSQFPISADIIKNKDYILKQMREASQEGCDVIHLPEGSLSGYAGVDFESFKDFDWATLLQSTKEIMAEAKSLALWVILGSSHRLSGNNKPHNSLYIINDRGDIEDRYDKLFCAGDDTGTVGDLAHYSSGNHFTTFEIKGVKCGVLICHDYRYPELYRELKKRHVEVVFHSYHAGNMDSERQRFMESQIGEAYFHLNPGRTYPEITMPATMISYAANNYVWISCSNTSAQESCWGSFIVRADGVIVGRQEKNCEGILLTEFDTQQSYYDSTQFWRERAINGNYFSGEKIDDERSSQRHLL
- a CDS encoding P-loop NTPase family protein yields the protein MRIILLGNSGSGKTSMARQIVNNQNIPILSLDEVAWNAGPARKPIEESTKLLQDFIDAHEHWVIEGCYGDLVEAILPFCSELRFLNPGIETCVKHCQLRPWEPDKFDSEKEQRATLDYLISWVKMYEERDDEYGLKKHRKVFDSFNGVKKEYLSVSEYNH
- a CDS encoding ADP-ribose polymerase, yielding MEATAQKLRTCKLIMVTSNNNNKYYEMREDTSHDTFTVLYGRVGGRSSKATYNISQWDTKYNEKIRKGYKDQTHLFAETKEDSIELADIDDAVVEQLVKELMAYASKSISYNYNVTADQVTEKQVAQAQAILDELVAKVEENMDINAFNTSLLELYQIIPRKMGNVKEHLLKEIDTPAALEEVQQMLNTEQETLDVMRGQVQINEQKKEAIEEKQSINLLEAMGLRIEQENDPKVIKTIMKKMDDQSTRFKRAYKVINLRTQKKFDQFLSEKKNKKTELFWHGSRNENWMSIMENGLVLRPAAVINGKMFGYGLYFADKFQKSLNYTSLRGAYWTGGGENRAFLALYNVHVGNQMKIKKHESWCYDLNEKNLKERNEKYDSLYAKGGADLINNEYIVYNEAQCTVQYLVEVH
- a CDS encoding GNAT family N-acetyltransferase: MSITVQTERLQLCEATLEDGRFFYELLNTPSWIEFIGDRGIRTLEDAESYIQQSLISSYLENGFGLYKMVLREKNQPIGLCGLVKRSDLKKPDIGFAILPEYEGKGLVFEAAVAVLEYARQVLGQDEVWAITTEENLKSRRLIERIGLGYVKHVQFDADQQQFLLYSNKVVTQN
- a CDS encoding Gfo/Idh/MocA family oxidoreductase → MKRINVAIVGFGLGGKVFHAPILSSLEEFSITKIMTSNPQHTAFAQVHYPNAEVVTSYDSILEDQNIELVVIATPNHLHFSLASDALKHHKHVIVEKPFTVTTDEADQLIALAKQQERIITVNHNRRWDSDFLTIQKLVKSEVLGEIMEYEAHFDRFRNYVKEGAWKETTVSGSGILYDLGSHLIDQALSLFGLPKSVYADLRMQREHSPVVDNFEVILSYNDKKVTLKAGMLVRETGPRYSIYGREGTFIKSGMDVQEELLGKGKKPNDDANWGTEPIENWGTLNTTFKGLHFKGSIESEKGDYRKLYKNLAGAIRGTEEIAVSGEQARNVISIIELAYLSHQEQRVISFE
- the dnaK gene encoding molecular chaperone DnaK, coding for MGKIIGIDLGTTNSCVSVMEGNEAVVIPNSEGRRTTPSVVAFLDNGERKVGDPAKRQAITNPKHTVSSIKRFMGRKYSEVTGEIEQIAYQVAEGPNDTPRVKIEDKLYTPQEVSAIVLQKMKKTAEDYLGTEVSEAVITVPAYFNDAQRQATKEAGEIAGLQVKRIINEPTAAALAYGMDKMDGDKKIAVFDLGGGTFDISILELGDGVFEVLSTNGDTHLGGDDFDKVLIDWLAEEFKKDHPTIDLRKDPMAMQRLKEAAEKAKIELSSSSSTEINLPYIMPVDGVPQHLVKSLSRAKFEQLADDLVRRSMEPCKRALQDAGLSTSDIDDVILVGGSTRIPRVQEEVEKFFGKKPSKGVNPDEVVATGAAIQGGVLTGEVKDVLLLDVTPLSLGIETMGGVFTKLIESNTTIPTKKSQVFSTAADNQPSVEIHVVQGERPMANDNKTIGRFHLDGIPPAPRGVPQIEVTFDIDANGIIHVSAKDKGTNKEQSIRIEASSGLTEEEIQRMRQEAEANADADNAAKEKVEKLNNADAMIFQTEKQLKEYGDKLSEGNKSAIETALKDLKEAHQAQDVAKIDTALEAMNAAWQAASQEMYQASGDAGAAGADPNAAGAGGAGAEGANANAGGKDDDVTDVDFEEVK
- a CDS encoding GNAT family N-acetyltransferase — translated: MEIINISIRKVGSNEVEFLQELGRRTFLETFGDSNTNEDMEDYLSESFDYHKLKAEVVHPLSDFYFAEVNGNVVGYLKLNLGEAQTESELQNACEIERIYVLSEYLGKKVGQQLFEKAVAIAKSTNVEWLWLGVWEHNQRAIRFYEKNGMEVFGQHVFKLGEDEQTDLLMRLALY